AGCGCAACGGCAACGTCGCCATCGACTGCACCGACGCAGTCCACCCCGAGGTGGACCGCGTCGTGAGCCTGGCCGCCCGCATCGTCGGGCTGGACATCGCCGGCGTGGACGTGGTGGCGCAGGACATCTCCCGGCCCCTGGGCGCCCAGGGCGGCGCCATCGTCGAGGTCAACGCCGGCCCTGGCCTGCTGATGCACCTCAAGCCCGCCGAAGGCGCGCCGCGCCCGGTCGGCCGCGCGATCTGCGACCACCTCTTTCCCGAGGGCGAGAGCGGCCGCATCCCGGTGGTCGGCGTGGCCGGCAGCCGCGACACGCACCACATCGCGCAACTGGTGGCCTGGCTGCTGCACCTGAGCGGGCGCCACACCGGCCTGGCCTGCCGCGACGGCCTGTTCCTGGACCGCCGCCGCGTGGAAGCCGGCGACAGCACCCACTTCGACGCCAGCCACCGGCTGCTGATGAACCGCCTGGTGCAGGCCGCCGTGATCGAGAACGGCGCCGCCGCCATCCTGCGCGATGGCCTGGCCTACGACCGCTGCCAGGTCGGCATCGTCACCGACCTGGACGGCGCGCAGGACCTGGGCGAGTTCGACATCTCGCAGGACGAGCAGATGTTCAAGGTGCTGCGCACCCAGGTGGACGTGGTGCTGTCGCAAGGCACCGCCGTGCTGAACGCCGCCGAGGAGCGCGTGGCGGAGATGGCCGGCCTGTGCGACGGCGAGGTCATCTTCTACGGGCTCAGCCCCAACCTGCCCGCCCTGGCGGCGCACCGCGCCCAGGGCGGCCGGGCCGTCTTCATCCGCCAGCAGCAGGTGGTGCTGGCCACCGGCGCCACCGAGGCCTTCCTGCCCGACCTGAGCAAGCTCGGCTCCTGGCACGAGCGCCGCGGCGGCACGGCCGACGAAACCCTGCTAGCCGCTGTTGCGGCGGCCTGGGCCCTGGGCATTCCGGCCCCGCTGATCGGGACCGGCATCGAGGCATTTCAAGACAACAGCGCAGAAAGACAACGCTGATGGATATCTCCCGCACCCGGGCCCTGCGCGGCCCCAACCTCTGGAGCCGCCATACGGCGCTCGAAGCCATCGTCGCCTGCGCCGAAGCCGAGCGCGACATCGACGCCCTGCCCGGCTTCGAGCCACGCGTGCGCGCGCTGTTCCCCGCCGTCGGCGCCTTGCGCCCCGGCGGCCACGAGGGGCCGGTGTCGCTGGCCCACGTGCTCGAATCGGCGGCGCTGGAGCTGCAGGCCGAGGCCGGCTGCCCGGTCACCTTCAGCCGCACGGCCGCCACGCTGGAAGCCGGCGTCTACCAGGTGGTGGTGCAGTACAGCGAGGAAGCCGTGGGCCGCCTCGCGCTCGAGTTGGCGCAGGCCCTGATCCATGCCGCGCTGCAGGACACTTGCTTCGATGTGGAAGCCGCCATCGCCCAGCTGCGCGAGATGGACGAGGACGAGCGCCTGGGCCCGAGCACCGGCGCCATCGTGGACGCGGCCGTGGCGCGCGGCATTCCCTACCGCCGCCTGACGCGCGGCAGCATGGTGCAGTTCGGCTGGGGCGCGCGCCAGCGCCGCATCCAGGCCGCCGAGCTGGACGCCACCAGCGCCGTGGCCGAATCGATCGCCCAGGACAAGGACCTCACCAAGAAGCTGCTGCACGCGGCCGGCGTGCCGGTGCCCACGGGCTGCCTGGTCGGCAGCGCCGACGAGGCCTGGGAGGCCGCCCAGCGCATCGGCCTGCCGGTGGTCGTGAAGCCGCAGGACGGCAACCAGGGCAAGGGCGTGACCGTCAACATCGCGAGCCGCGAGCACCTCGACGTTGCCTACCGCGCCGCCGCCGAATACGGCAGCGTGATGGTCGAGACCTTCCTGCCGGGCAGCGATTTCCGGCTGCTGGTGGTGGGCAGGAAGCTCGTCGCCGCCGCACGGCGCGATCCGCCGCAGGTGCTGGGCGACGGCCTGCACACCGTGCGCGAGCTGGTGGAGATCGTCAACCAGGACCCGCGCCGCGGCGAGGGCCATGCCACCTCGCTGACCAAGATCCGGCTGGACGAGATCGCGCTGGCCCGCCTTGAGCTGCAGGGCTTCACGGCCGACTCGATTCCGCCCAAGGGCCGGCGCGTGATCCTGCGCAACAACGCCAACCTCAGCACCGGCGGCACCGCCACCGACGTGACCGACGACGTGCACCCCGACGTGGCGGCGCGCGCCGTGGCGGCCGCGCAGATGGTGGGCCTTCACATCTGCGGCGTGGACGTGGTCTGCGAGAGCGTGCTGCGCCCGCTCGAGGAGCAGCATGGCGGCATCGTCGAGGTGAACGCCGCGCCCGGGCTGCGCATGCACCTGTCGCCCTCGTATGGCAAGGGCCGCCCCGTGGGCGCGGCCATGATCGACGAGTTGTTCGGCCACGGCAACGACGGCCGCATTCCCATCGTGGCCGTGACCGGCACCAACGGCAAGACCACCACCACCCGCCTGATCAACCACCTGCTGTCGGCCAGCGGCCTGCGCACCGGCATGACCAACACCGACGGCGTCTACGTCAACGGCCACCAGACCGACAGCGGCGACTGCAGCGGCCCCAAGAGCGCGCGCAACGTGCTGATGCACCCCGACGTGGACGCCGCCGTGTTCGAGGTGGCGCGCGGCGGCGTGCTGCGCGAGGGCCTGGGCTTCGACCGCTGCCAGGTGGCCGTGGTCACCAACGTCGGCATGGGCGACCACCTGGGCCTGAACTACATCACCACGGTGGAAGACCTGGCGGTGCTCAAGCGCGTGATCGTGCAGAACGTGGCGCCGCAAGGCTGGGCCGTGCTCAACGCGGCCGACCCCATCGTGGCCGGCATGGCCGCGAGCTGCCCGGGGCAGGTCATCTTCTTCGGCGGCGACCGCCACAACGGCGTGCTGGCCGCGCACCGCGCGCAGAACCGGCGCGTGGTCTACCTGGACGGCGACACCCTGGTGGCCGCCGAGGGCTCGTGGCGCGAGCGCGTGGCGCTGCGCGACGTGCCGATCACGCGCGGCGGCACCATCGGCTTCCAGATCGAGAACGTGATGGCCGCGGTGGCGGCCGCCTGGGCCGTGGGGCTGAACTGGGACACGCTGCGCCACGGCCTGGCCAGCTTCGTCAACGACAGCAGCAACGCGCCCGGCCGCTTCAACGTGATGGACTACCGCGGCGCCACCGTGATCGCCGACTACGGCCACAACCCCGACGCCATGCACGCGCTGGTGGCCGCCGTGAACGCCATGCCCTCGCGCCGGCGCAGCGTGGTCATCAGCGGCGCGGGCGACCGCCGCGACAGCGACATCCGCGACCAGACCGTGATCCTCGGCGAAGCCTTCGACGACGTCCTCCTCTACCAGGACGCGGCCCAGCGCGGCCGCGCCGACGGCGAGGTGATGGGCCTGCTGCGCGAGGGCCTGGCCCAGGCGAGCCGCACGCGCCACATCGAGGAGATCCATGGCGAGTTCCTGGCCATCGACACCGCGCTGGCGCGCCTGCAGCCGGGCGACCTGTGCCTGATCCTGGTGGACCAGGTGGAAGAGGCGCTGGCGCACCTGGCGCGCCGCGTGGCCGAAGCGCCGATCGCGGCCTGAAGGAGCCCGGCGCGCCATTCTTGAGAAGAATCGGCCCGAGGTCCTTGTCCCGCCGTCATTCTCTGCTATCAATTTTGAGTAGCCCGGGCTGCCCCGCCGCGTGAAGCGAGGCCTCGTGCCGCCGACCAATCGCTCACTTTTTGATAGCGACCGAGGTCCACCCGACAAGGACATCGGCCCGATCTGGCTTGAAATTTCCCCAAAAAGAGTCTTCAGGGCCGCCCCGGATCAGGCGGGGGCCCGCTGCGCCTCCCAGGCCTTCATCTTGCCCGGGTTCATCAGCCCGGCCGGATCGGCCAGCCGCTTGAAGGCGAGCTGGTTCTGGTCGATCGTCTTCATGCCGCCGTCCTCAATGGTGTAGACATGCGGGTCGAAGATCAGGCAGC
This Variovorax terrae DNA region includes the following protein-coding sequences:
- the cphA gene encoding cyanophycin synthetase, whose translation is MDISRTRALRGPNLWSRHTALEAIVACAEAERDIDALPGFEPRVRALFPAVGALRPGGHEGPVSLAHVLESAALELQAEAGCPVTFSRTAATLEAGVYQVVVQYSEEAVGRLALELAQALIHAALQDTCFDVEAAIAQLREMDEDERLGPSTGAIVDAAVARGIPYRRLTRGSMVQFGWGARQRRIQAAELDATSAVAESIAQDKDLTKKLLHAAGVPVPTGCLVGSADEAWEAAQRIGLPVVVKPQDGNQGKGVTVNIASREHLDVAYRAAAEYGSVMVETFLPGSDFRLLVVGRKLVAAARRDPPQVLGDGLHTVRELVEIVNQDPRRGEGHATSLTKIRLDEIALARLELQGFTADSIPPKGRRVILRNNANLSTGGTATDVTDDVHPDVAARAVAAAQMVGLHICGVDVVCESVLRPLEEQHGGIVEVNAAPGLRMHLSPSYGKGRPVGAAMIDELFGHGNDGRIPIVAVTGTNGKTTTTRLINHLLSASGLRTGMTNTDGVYVNGHQTDSGDCSGPKSARNVLMHPDVDAAVFEVARGGVLREGLGFDRCQVAVVTNVGMGDHLGLNYITTVEDLAVLKRVIVQNVAPQGWAVLNAADPIVAGMAASCPGQVIFFGGDRHNGVLAAHRAQNRRVVYLDGDTLVAAEGSWRERVALRDVPITRGGTIGFQIENVMAAVAAAWAVGLNWDTLRHGLASFVNDSSNAPGRFNVMDYRGATVIADYGHNPDAMHALVAAVNAMPSRRRSVVISGAGDRRDSDIRDQTVILGEAFDDVLLYQDAAQRGRADGEVMGLLREGLAQASRTRHIEEIHGEFLAIDTALARLQPGDLCLILVDQVEEALAHLARRVAEAPIAA